A segment of the Brevibacterium zhoupengii genome:
CGTCCCCGCAGACCTCGACCGAGTACGGCCAGGTTCCGCCCGGCAGGATGCCGCTCGGGTGGACTGTTGCGGTGGGGCTGACCGCGTTGGAGCCGCGGCCGAAGACCTGGACTGGGACGCCGAGGTCGATGGCAGACACCCCGCCCAGAGCCAGCACGAGAATGCGGTGCGGCTGCGAACGGGGTGTTCTGCGCAGTGGTGTTCGGGAGTCATCAGTCATGATTGCTCTTCAGTCTAGGCAATCAGACCGCCCGGATCAGCTGTGGTCGTGGACTCCGGTGAGTTTGAAGCCGAGGCGTCCGTGGGCGAATGCTCCACCGGCCCGAATCGCCGAGGCGGTCCAGGCGGTCTCTGCCAGCTCGGTTTCCGAGGCGCCAGCTTTGACCGCGGCGTTCGCGTGCGCATCGATGCAGTAGGCGCACTGCGTCGTCAGTCCGACGGCGTAGGCGATGAGTTCGCGGTACTTCAGCGGGATCTCGCGTCCGTCCTCGGCGAAGACTGCGTTGTTGAAATCACCGAAGGCCTTGAGGATGTCCGGAGTGGTCTCCTTGTAGGCCTTGTCGTACTTTCCGTCGCCTTCGCGATCGAAGAAATCAGTCATGGTGCGCTACCTCCTGGGATCGAAAACGTTCCAGATTGCCACGCTACCGCCGGTGGCAAGAGGGTGCGTCCGTTTCGTCACACAGCGACGGATTTCAGCCCTGGAGGCCTAGGTCAGATGATGCCGGGCTGAGCCACGTATGGCTGCGGAGCAATGCTGGGTGCGGCAGCCGTTGGCGCGACGACGTTCGGAATGACCGAGCCTGTTGCGGCAGCACTGGGAACTGCGACGTTCGCGGCTGCAGCCGTTGGCGCGGCAGCCGTTGGCGCGGCAGTGGTTGGTGCTGCTGTGGTTGGCGCTGCTGTGGTTGGTGCAGCAAGGGTTGGTGCGGAAGCGTTCGGAGCGGCGGCGCCTGGCGCAGGGGCGCTCGCAGCCACTGCCGAAGCGTTCGGAACTGGTGCTGCGGGAGCGGCAGTGCCGACGTCGTTCGCGAGTTCGGCTGCGGACGCCACCGGCGACGCAGCGGCGGATCCGGACTTCGGGGGAACCGCCTCGGCGATGGCCTCGAACATGGCCAGAGTCCCGTGCTGTTGGGCCAGGCTCACCGGTTGGGGGTCGCTTGAGAGCTTGACGCCCACGGTCTGGGTGGCGCGGTCGATGTAGAGCATCTGGCCGTGGATGCCGATGCCGATGACCACGTCGCGGCTGGCCGAGGGCACCCAGAACTGACTGCGGTACATGCCGCCTGGGTAGGACTGCCCCGACGGGGAGTCGGCGAAGACCTGGGCAGAGTCGGCCGCTCCGGTGAAGATGTCGTCGATCCACTGGCCGGAGAGGACACGCACTCCCTCGGCGGTGGTACCGCCGCGGGCGATCATCTCACCGAACCTGGTCAGGTCGCGCAGGGTGGTGCTGATGGCGCCGTCGGCGATGGAACCGCCCCACCGGTCTTGGCAGACCTGCGCCGCGTGAGCAGCACCGATCTTCGACCAGACGTATTCGCTGGCGATGACGGAGAAGGGCTGACCGACGACGGCTTCGCAGATCCAAGCTAGGACGTCGGTCTCGCAGCTGCGGTAGACGTAGGCCCCGCCGTGCTCGCGTTCGCTGGTCAGTCCCTTGAGGAATTCCTTGATTCCGTTCGCCGAGGTGGCTGTCCGCGGCGCGAAATCGACCGCTTCGAACAGGGCCCGGATCTCGGATCCTTCCTTGAGGTATTCCTCGGAGAACTTGATGCCCGATCGCATGTCGAGAAGATCGCGGATGGTCGCTCCGGCATATCCGCTCTCGGCCAGTGCGGGGACACGGGTGGTGACCAGGTCGCCGGGAGAGAGAAGGCCCGCGTCGGTGAGTGCGCCGATGACAGCGGAGACGATGGACTTGCTGATCGAGAACAGCATGTGCTGGCGAGCTGGCTTCATCGGCCAGGCGTATTCCTCCTCCAGCGCGATGCCGTCGCGGGAGACCATCCAGGCATCGGTGAATGTGTTGGCCAGAACGTCGCCGACGGTCGACCACTTTTCGTCAGCACCGGACCACTTCTCGCGGTCGATGGGCAGGGGGCGGAAATCGTTCTCTTCGGTCACAAGCTCGCGGACCGGGCCGATCCCGCGCGGAATGCCGCCAACGGGGAAGAGTTCTTCCATCCGGGTCAGTGAGAACGCGAAGTACTCCGGCCATTTCCAGGAATCGAGGTCGATGCGTTCGAGGATCGCCTCCGACGGGTCGACGATGGCGTCTTCGCTCGCCGAGGTGAGGTCGCCGGCTCGTGGTAGCGGCGGCATCTCAACTGGAGGTTCCGAGGGAGGTGCGGGTGAGGCGGCGTTGTCGCCGGTCTGGTCCGCCGCTGGCTTGATGCCCTTGGTGTTTCCCGAGAGCGCGCCGAAGCGGCGTTTACCTGACCCGTCGGAGGAGCTGGGCAGGGTCTTGTCGCCATCTGCCATAGTTCGCCTCCACCGGTCTTGACCGGCACGGACTGCCGATCTGCATGGAAGAGCCTACCTGCAGGAGAAGAACCAGCACAGTTGAGTTCCGGTTTCAGCGCACGACCCGAGCCGCACCAAGACCGCTCGCAAGCCTGCCACCAGGCCAGTCACAGCAATTGATTACTTATCAGTTATTCAACTTACAGTTCGGTGTCCCCGGCGCGTTCTGTGCCTGGCCGAGCGTGCGAACCTCGAACTTACCCGATGGCTCTTCAGGCTGGCCGTCCCCTACGCTGGGAACATAGACACATTCTCAACGAGGAGAATTTGACAATGCTGCTTGGCTGTCATGTAGATCGCCCGGGCGACGTCCTGACCATCGAATGGTCGCTCGGCTATGCCCAGTCCTCGGTGTGGAAACATCTCACTGATCCTAAGACGTTGAACGAATGGTTGGGGCGGCCAATGACGTTCGATGCTCGAGCCGGTGGCGAGATCATCGTCGATCATGACGACGGATATCTCTGCCGCTCCGAGGTTCTGTCCGTGAGCCACGACCACGGCACGTCTCACGCCAGCAGCGTGGAACTGTCATGGGAATTTCCCGATGAACCCCCGAGTCGCCTGTCCCTGCGAGTGTTCGACAGCGACAGCGGAGTCGATGACGGCACCGGCCACACGCCGATAACTGGTCTGCTTCTCCAGCATTATGGCCTCGGATCGCTCATCGATTCCTATGTGGCCGGCTGGCTGACCCACCTCACGTACTTCGAAGCCTCACTCGGTGCGACACCACTACCGCCGGGCCAATTCTGGGCTCTCTGCGCGACGTTGGAACGGCTCCGCGCATCAGCGAATGGCGACGACCTGCCTCGCTAGAA
Coding sequences within it:
- a CDS encoding SRPBCC family protein, coding for MTMLLGCHVDRPGDVLTIEWSLGYAQSSVWKHLTDPKTLNEWLGRPMTFDARAGGEIIVDHDDGYLCRSEVLSVSHDHGTSHASSVELSWEFPDEPPSRLSLRVFDSDSGVDDGTGHTPITGLLLQHYGLGSLIDSYVAGWLTHLTYFEASLGATPLPPGQFWALCATLERLRASANGDDLPR
- a CDS encoding carboxymuconolactone decarboxylase family protein: MTDFFDREGDGKYDKAYKETTPDILKAFGDFNNAVFAEDGREIPLKYRELIAYAVGLTTQCAYCIDAHANAAVKAGASETELAETAWTASAIRAGGAFAHGRLGFKLTGVHDHS
- a CDS encoding serine hydrolase domain-containing protein; translation: MADGDKTLPSSSDGSGKRRFGALSGNTKGIKPAADQTGDNAASPAPPSEPPVEMPPLPRAGDLTSASEDAIVDPSEAILERIDLDSWKWPEYFAFSLTRMEELFPVGGIPRGIGPVRELVTEENDFRPLPIDREKWSGADEKWSTVGDVLANTFTDAWMVSRDGIALEEEYAWPMKPARQHMLFSISKSIVSAVIGALTDAGLLSPGDLVTTRVPALAESGYAGATIRDLLDMRSGIKFSEEYLKEGSEIRALFEAVDFAPRTATSANGIKEFLKGLTSEREHGGAYVYRSCETDVLAWICEAVVGQPFSVIASEYVWSKIGAAHAAQVCQDRWGGSIADGAISTTLRDLTRFGEMIARGGTTAEGVRVLSGQWIDDIFTGAADSAQVFADSPSGQSYPGGMYRSQFWVPSASRDVVIGIGIHGQMLYIDRATQTVGVKLSSDPQPVSLAQQHGTLAMFEAIAEAVPPKSGSAAASPVASAAELANDVGTAAPAAPVPNASAVAASAPAPGAAAPNASAPTLAAPTTAAPTTAAPTTAAPTAAAPTAAAANVAVPSAAATGSVIPNVVAPTAAAPSIAPQPYVAQPGII